A window of the Anaerobaca lacustris genome harbors these coding sequences:
- a CDS encoding 3-keto-disaccharide hydrolase has translation MKHRDHAHPFVRSVAPVLLLAAVAGLLGCTDGHRAADEGWQPLFNGADLTGWTVKCKPADRDTGFWTVDDGTILADSMGHKGHDYVWLVTDREYADFALRLRFQAYRDSPGNSGVQIRSRYDDQAGWLDGPQIDIHPPGPWRTGMMWDETRGVARWLYPDIPRGQWVNQAMANPDLVFYYADEGPGWNTFEIIAVGTQITARLNGVLVTDYDGAGVLDDAVHQRYNVGLKGHIALQIHKADQLRIRFKDIVVRPLPAP, from the coding sequence ATGAAGCATCGAGACCACGCACATCCCTTTGTCCGTTCCGTGGCGCCCGTTCTTCTGCTGGCGGCCGTCGCCGGGCTCTTGGGCTGCACCGACGGCCACCGGGCGGCGGACGAGGGTTGGCAACCCCTCTTCAACGGCGCCGACCTGACCGGGTGGACCGTCAAGTGCAAACCCGCCGACCGGGACACGGGCTTCTGGACGGTTGACGACGGAACGATCCTGGCCGACTCCATGGGCCACAAAGGCCACGACTACGTCTGGCTGGTCACGGACCGCGAGTATGCCGACTTCGCCCTGCGTCTGCGGTTCCAGGCCTACCGCGACAGCCCGGGCAACAGCGGCGTCCAGATTCGCAGTCGCTACGACGACCAGGCCGGGTGGCTGGACGGCCCCCAGATCGACATCCATCCGCCGGGGCCCTGGCGAACGGGAATGATGTGGGATGAGACGCGAGGCGTGGCGCGCTGGCTCTACCCCGATATCCCCAGGGGGCAATGGGTCAATCAAGCGATGGCCAACCCGGACCTTGTTTTCTACTATGCCGACGAGGGTCCCGGCTGGAACACGTTCGAGATCATCGCCGTCGGAACGCAGATCACCGCCCGGCTCAACGGCGTTCTCGTCACCGATTACGACGGCGCCGGCGTTCTCGACGATGCCGTGCACCAGCGATACAACGTGGGTCTCAAGGGCCATATTGCCCTTCAGATTCACAAGGCGGACCAACTCAGGATCCGGTTCAAGGACATCGTCGTCCGGCCGTTGCCCGCGCCGTAA
- a CDS encoding YebC/PmpR family DNA-binding transcriptional regulator has protein sequence MSGHSHWAGIKHKKAANDAKRGKTWSKIARMIIVAAKNGGDPAANLTLRYAIDKAKAANMPKDTIEKAIKKGTGDLGGVSYEEILYEGYGPSGVAVMVEALTDNRNRTGPEIKRVFEKHGGSLGTTGCVNWMFGKKGLITVGAANVNEDDLMELALGAGADDMQRTGEVFEITCDPSAYEELKKTLDAKKIPIEVAEISMVPQNTVEIDNAAVARRVIAMMEAFDDHEDVQNAYANFDIPEEIMADVS, from the coding sequence ATGTCAGGTCATTCGCACTGGGCGGGAATCAAGCACAAGAAGGCGGCCAACGACGCCAAACGGGGCAAGACGTGGAGCAAAATTGCGCGAATGATCATCGTCGCGGCCAAGAACGGCGGCGACCCTGCGGCGAATCTGACGCTGCGCTACGCCATCGACAAGGCCAAAGCCGCCAACATGCCGAAGGACACGATCGAGAAGGCCATCAAGAAGGGCACGGGCGATCTCGGCGGCGTCAGCTACGAAGAGATTCTTTATGAGGGATACGGCCCCAGCGGTGTGGCGGTCATGGTCGAGGCCCTGACGGACAACCGCAACCGGACCGGTCCGGAGATCAAGCGGGTCTTCGAGAAGCACGGCGGTTCGCTCGGTACGACCGGATGCGTCAATTGGATGTTCGGCAAGAAGGGACTCATCACGGTCGGCGCCGCCAACGTTAATGAGGACGATCTGATGGAGCTGGCCTTGGGAGCCGGCGCCGACGACATGCAGCGCACCGGCGAGGTCTTTGAGATCACCTGCGATCCGAGCGCCTACGAGGAACTGAAAAAGACACTGGATGCCAAGAAGATCCCGATCGAGGTGGCCGAGATCTCGATGGTGCCGCAGAACACGGTCGAGATCGATAACGCCGCGGTGGCCAGGCGGGTGATCGCCATGATGGAGGCGTTCGACGATCACGAGGACGTCCAGAACGCTTACGCGAATTTCGATATCCCCGAGGAGATCATGGCCGACGTCTCATAG
- a CDS encoding MBL fold metallo-hydrolase produces MKIDRLILGDFETNCYVVRADESARDCVVIDTGLDSREMMAFLAEHRLTPAAVILTHGHVDHIAGLAALRSAFPQVRVYIHKLDGPMLTDSRSNLSRMAMMPFTTAAADVLLADGDTIDEAGIVLKVLHTPGHTPGGICLYAESEGVVFAGDTLFAGGIGRTDFPGGDTEQLLDSIRAKLFVLPDPTAVHPGHAMRTTIGREKASNPFLTPNP; encoded by the coding sequence ATGAAGATCGATCGTCTGATTCTTGGGGACTTCGAAACGAACTGCTATGTCGTCCGCGCGGACGAGTCGGCCCGGGACTGCGTCGTGATCGACACGGGGCTCGACAGCCGGGAGATGATGGCGTTTCTGGCCGAACACCGGCTGACGCCTGCGGCGGTGATCCTGACGCACGGCCATGTGGATCATATCGCGGGGCTGGCGGCGCTGCGGTCCGCGTTCCCACAGGTCAGGGTCTATATCCACAAGCTGGACGGGCCCATGCTGACCGATTCGCGGAGCAATCTGTCGCGGATGGCCATGATGCCCTTTACGACCGCCGCGGCCGACGTCCTTTTGGCCGACGGCGATACGATTGACGAGGCAGGCATCGTGCTGAAGGTCCTTCACACCCCGGGCCACACGCCGGGGGGGATCTGTCTCTATGCCGAGTCCGAAGGTGTTGTCTTTGCAGGAGATACCCTCTTTGCCGGCGGGATCGGACGGACCGATTTCCCCGGCGGCGACACCGAGCAGTTGCTCGACAGCATCCGGGCCAAGCTCTTTGTTCTGCCCGATCCGACGGCGGTCCACCCGGGCCATGCCATGCGAACGACCATCGGCCGCGAGAAGGCCTCGAACCCGTTTCTGACGCCGAATCCATGA
- a CDS encoding DUF2283 domain-containing protein, with the protein MKFTYDPRYNVGYIRFKNKKRDAESIKLSEELVIDLAPDGTVYGIELLNANDQMQRDDSGQFAVINEETGEETKFALQLKKARRKSRKASASARSKRRPPGP; encoded by the coding sequence ATGAAGTTTACGTACGATCCCCGCTACAACGTCGGCTATATCCGTTTCAAGAACAAGAAGCGGGACGCCGAGTCCATCAAGCTCAGTGAGGAACTGGTGATCGATCTGGCCCCCGATGGGACTGTCTATGGCATCGAGTTGCTCAACGCCAACGATCAGATGCAGCGTGACGACAGCGGGCAGTTCGCCGTGATCAACGAGGAGACCGGCGAAGAGACCAAATTTGCCCTGCAACTGAAGAAGGCCAGGCGGAAATCGCGCAAAGCATCCGCTTCCGCCCGTTCCAAGCGCCGGCCGCCCGGCCCGTAG
- a CDS encoding PPC domain-containing protein has protein sequence MKGFSKSCRTGAVVLGVVICVLASASRGDVIPLTNGVPVSGISERAANPRFYAIVVPEGQDELVISIGGGSGDCDLYVRRGAIPTTSVYDHWPWKVGNDESVTIAPPEAGTWYIMLWGYEDYSGLTLQATYSCGGTAVALTNGVPIPGLSGAIDSERVYQITVPAGRSELEISIAGGTGDCDLYVRRDAAPTTALYDYRPFLSGNNELVIIEDPAAGTWYIMLKGCRAYTDVTLLAAASRTAYASVAIAGHGDLRINWVPHIYPADICIDTGLWPAVTVEGPLGEADTRDSEHTMYWSTVDYATNPRTTITANFDVSLDLFAGNPGDAASAEYWIRLELFGIYGTVIDFDEVRVEPVEIADGAGYADVMAVSLSVTTPPQIVDTVNNSQLYLRAYAKAEAFTAAAPDERDADGAIALTHGTLRGGLAGEVGSVKYYKIDVPAKQSRLEIATSGGAGDVDLYVRKGLKPTATQWDYRPHRIGNDETVVIPNPTAGTYFIMLRGNEAYSNACLMAVLGDTK, from the coding sequence ATGAAGGGGTTCAGCAAGTCGTGCCGGACAGGCGCCGTGGTCCTGGGGGTGGTTATTTGCGTATTGGCCTCCGCTTCGCGCGGAGACGTCATTCCTCTTACGAACGGTGTGCCCGTCAGCGGCATTTCCGAGCGGGCAGCAAACCCGCGATTCTACGCGATCGTGGTCCCCGAAGGGCAGGACGAACTGGTCATATCGATCGGCGGCGGCTCTGGCGATTGCGATCTTTACGTACGCAGAGGTGCAATCCCCACGACGTCCGTCTACGACCATTGGCCGTGGAAGGTGGGCAACGACGAGAGCGTCACGATTGCCCCCCCGGAGGCGGGGACCTGGTACATCATGCTGTGGGGCTATGAGGACTACTCCGGCCTGACGCTCCAGGCCACCTATTCCTGCGGCGGGACGGCTGTTGCCCTGACCAACGGCGTGCCCATTCCGGGACTGTCAGGAGCAATCGACAGCGAGCGGGTCTATCAGATCACGGTGCCCGCCGGCAGATCCGAACTGGAGATCAGCATCGCCGGAGGGACCGGAGACTGCGATCTCTACGTGCGAAGGGACGCGGCACCGACGACGGCGCTCTACGACTATCGCCCGTTTCTCTCCGGCAACAACGAGTTGGTCATCATCGAGGACCCGGCCGCTGGGACCTGGTATATCATGCTCAAGGGCTGCCGGGCCTATACCGATGTGACGCTCCTGGCCGCGGCGTCGCGTACCGCGTATGCCTCCGTCGCGATCGCCGGGCACGGCGACCTGCGCATCAACTGGGTGCCCCATATTTATCCCGCGGACATCTGCATCGACACGGGACTGTGGCCTGCGGTCACGGTAGAAGGGCCTCTCGGCGAGGCGGACACAAGAGACTCCGAGCACACGATGTACTGGAGTACCGTGGACTACGCCACGAATCCGAGGACGACGATCACCGCCAATTTCGACGTCAGTCTGGATCTGTTTGCGGGGAATCCCGGCGATGCCGCCTCTGCGGAGTACTGGATTCGGCTTGAACTGTTCGGGATCTACGGAACCGTGATCGACTTCGATGAGGTTCGTGTGGAACCGGTCGAGATCGCCGATGGAGCCGGATATGCGGATGTCATGGCGGTTTCGCTGTCCGTGACGACGCCCCCGCAGATCGTCGATACCGTCAATAACTCGCAGCTCTATCTGCGCGCCTACGCAAAGGCTGAGGCGTTTACGGCGGCGGCGCCGGACGAACGGGACGCCGACGGGGCGATCGCATTGACCCACGGTACGCTTCGCGGTGGATTGGCCGGCGAGGTCGGCAGTGTGAAGTACTACAAGATCGACGTGCCCGCCAAGCAGAGCCGGCTGGAGATCGCCACATCGGGCGGCGCCGGAGACGTCGATCTCTACGTTCGCAAGGGCCTAAAGCCGACCGCCACACAATGGGACTACCGCCCGCACCGGATCGGAAACGACGAAACCGTCGTGATCCCCAATCCCACGGCCGGGACGTATTTCATCATGCTCAGAGGCAACGAGGCGTACTCCAACGCGTGCCTGATGGCCGTTCTTGGAGACACCAAATAG
- the rny gene encoding ribonuclease Y yields the protein MDAILMQVLTLQAGIASLLAFILGVCLCIVVHQMIARTRKRTIEEDLQRQIDGAKREAENIIKSAQIEAAAEAIKKKEQFTAEANQIRAELRENEMRLSKREDALDRQTDLLQKQEQALKKQEQDVERRFRNTELKDKQLSVLIAQQKNQLLKITAMDIEEARQLLLKRLEDECEHEMSSLIQRKVEEAQELADVKSREVLSTAIQRYAAEQTCEVTVSTVDIPNDDMKGRIIGREGRNIRAFEKATGVDVIVDDTPGMVVVSGFNPVRREVARLSMERLIQDGRIHPSRIEELVAQTRNDVNAKVLQIGKDAAVETNVRGLPNKIISLLGALAYRTSYGQNVLRHSVEVAFLSQVMADELGLDGSIARRAGLLHDIGKAIDHDVEGSHPVIGTNYLKRFSESPIILNAVAGHHGDIPPDNPYTPLVAAADAISASRPGARRETLERYIKRLEKLEEIATGFKGVETAYAIQAGREIRVIANADQVDDEAAMKVARDIAKKVEDEMTYPGEIQITLLREVRCIEYAR from the coding sequence ATGGACGCCATCTTGATGCAGGTGCTCACCCTTCAGGCCGGTATCGCATCTCTGCTCGCTTTCATTCTTGGTGTCTGCCTCTGCATCGTTGTCCACCAGATGATCGCCCGCACCCGGAAACGGACCATCGAGGAGGACCTTCAGAGACAGATCGACGGGGCCAAAAGAGAAGCGGAGAACATCATCAAGTCCGCCCAGATCGAAGCCGCGGCCGAGGCCATCAAGAAAAAGGAACAATTCACCGCCGAGGCGAACCAGATTCGGGCCGAGTTGCGGGAAAACGAGATGCGTCTCTCGAAGCGCGAAGACGCCCTCGACCGCCAGACGGACCTGCTCCAGAAACAGGAACAGGCCCTCAAGAAGCAGGAACAGGACGTCGAGCGGCGGTTTCGCAATACGGAACTGAAAGACAAACAGCTTTCGGTCCTGATCGCCCAGCAGAAGAACCAGTTGCTCAAAATCACCGCGATGGACATCGAGGAGGCCCGCCAGCTTCTGCTCAAGCGTCTGGAGGACGAGTGCGAGCACGAGATGTCGTCGCTGATCCAGCGGAAGGTCGAGGAGGCGCAGGAACTGGCCGACGTAAAGAGCCGGGAGGTCCTGAGCACCGCGATCCAGCGCTACGCCGCCGAGCAGACGTGCGAGGTGACCGTCTCGACGGTGGACATCCCCAACGACGACATGAAGGGGCGGATCATCGGCCGGGAAGGTCGCAACATCCGGGCCTTCGAAAAGGCCACCGGGGTCGATGTGATCGTTGACGACACGCCGGGCATGGTCGTCGTCAGCGGGTTCAACCCGGTCCGGCGTGAGGTCGCCCGGCTGTCGATGGAGCGGCTCATTCAGGACGGCCGCATCCATCCGTCCCGCATCGAGGAACTGGTCGCCCAGACCCGCAACGACGTGAACGCCAAGGTCCTTCAGATCGGCAAGGACGCGGCGGTCGAAACCAACGTCCGGGGCCTGCCCAACAAGATCATCAGTCTTCTCGGCGCCCTGGCGTACCGCACCAGTTACGGCCAGAACGTCCTTCGCCACAGCGTGGAGGTTGCGTTCCTCAGCCAGGTCATGGCCGACGAGCTGGGCCTGGACGGCTCGATTGCCCGCCGGGCCGGACTGCTCCACGATATCGGCAAGGCGATCGATCACGACGTCGAGGGAAGCCACCCCGTGATCGGGACCAATTACCTCAAGCGGTTCAGCGAATCGCCGATCATCCTCAACGCGGTGGCCGGCCACCACGGCGACATACCGCCGGACAATCCCTACACCCCCCTCGTTGCGGCCGCCGACGCGATCAGCGCCTCACGGCCGGGCGCCCGAAGGGAAACGCTCGAACGCTATATCAAGAGGCTGGAGAAACTCGAGGAAATCGCCACCGGCTTCAAGGGCGTGGAGACCGCCTATGCGATTCAGGCCGGACGAGAGATTCGCGTGATCGCCAACGCCGACCAGGTGGACGACGAGGCCGCAATGAAGGTCGCCCGCGACATCGCCAAGAAGGTCGAAGACGAGATGACCTATCCCGGCGAGATCCAGATCACGCTGTTGCGGGAAGTCCGCTGCATTGAATACGCCAGATAA
- a CDS encoding DUF4340 domain-containing protein, with protein MSNKNLGILAVVAAIMVLWAVVQSRLAHRSPGESSGPSYLIQGLETAQIASIVVGHGDDAVTIQRRDQQFAVIEKAGYPADPKRINDLINKCLDIKTLESYTSSPRNHEDLEVTEDKAQNVVKFLKADGAVLTGIIVGKALEGGKGTYIRLASQDNVYLAESVPYIRTTAIDYVNQEIVSVERTDVNSVRVTTPDGFYTLKPTPSADGVFMANLPDGKTLKEADARNVIGALSSLRFDDVNTPSALGELSYDYLYVCRLNDSTEYRLRIARKDGKAYLTCEAEFTDKTPVTMKPGQVESQEELQKKEAKLQAQERAQRFTLRHRGWVYEIPEWKANSLTKPQADLLEDKLAISPPPDADSPSLPAIEAADEPAPAADPNAG; from the coding sequence ATGAGCAACAAGAATCTTGGCATCCTGGCCGTTGTGGCTGCGATCATGGTGTTATGGGCGGTCGTTCAGTCGCGTCTGGCCCATCGCTCGCCCGGTGAGTCCTCGGGCCCGTCGTATCTGATCCAGGGTCTGGAGACGGCCCAGATCGCCAGCATCGTGGTGGGCCACGGCGACGATGCGGTCACGATCCAGCGCCGCGACCAACAATTCGCCGTGATCGAGAAGGCCGGCTACCCGGCCGATCCGAAGCGGATCAACGACCTGATCAACAAGTGCCTCGACATCAAGACGCTGGAATCGTATACGAGCAGTCCCAGAAACCATGAAGACCTCGAGGTGACCGAAGACAAGGCCCAGAACGTCGTCAAGTTCCTCAAGGCCGACGGCGCGGTCCTGACGGGGATCATCGTGGGCAAGGCCCTCGAAGGCGGGAAGGGCACGTACATCCGGCTGGCCTCGCAGGACAACGTCTACCTGGCCGAGAGCGTCCCGTACATCCGCACGACCGCCATCGACTACGTCAACCAGGAGATCGTCTCAGTCGAGCGCACCGATGTCAACTCGGTCCGGGTCACCACGCCGGACGGCTTCTATACCCTCAAGCCCACCCCGTCGGCCGACGGCGTCTTCATGGCGAACCTGCCCGACGGCAAGACATTGAAGGAAGCCGACGCCAGGAACGTTATCGGGGCGCTGAGCAGCCTGCGGTTTGACGACGTGAACACCCCGTCGGCTCTCGGCGAGCTGAGCTACGATTACCTGTACGTCTGCCGTCTCAATGACTCCACCGAGTACAGGCTGAGGATCGCCCGCAAAGACGGCAAGGCCTATCTCACCTGCGAGGCAGAGTTCACCGACAAGACCCCCGTCACCATGAAGCCGGGGCAGGTCGAGTCGCAGGAGGAACTCCAGAAGAAGGAGGCCAAGCTTCAGGCCCAGGAGCGCGCCCAGCGCTTCACCTTGCGGCACAGGGGCTGGGTCTACGAGATCCCCGAGTGGAAAGCGAACTCCCTGACGAAACCACAGGCCGACCTGCTGGAGGACAAGCTCGCCATATCTCCGCCGCCTGATGCGGACAGCCCTTCACTTCCAGCGATCGAAGCAGCCGACGAACCTGCGCCGGCAGCCGACCCCAACGCCGGGTGA
- a CDS encoding TIGR00282 family metallophosphoesterase, translating into MKLNVLCIGDIVGRPGRRVLADKLKSFVRERSVDCVIANAENAAGGSGLTPQIYDKLLRYGVNLISLGDHAFRKRDIIETLERNDNICRPANFSEHAAGRGTALYRTAKGPVVGVLTLIGRLFMKPADCPYAAADKWIPRLQKEADLIVVDFHAEASSEKIAMGYHLDGRASCCFGTHTHVVTADEQVLPKGTAYISDIGMTGAHDSVLGRKSDCVLKSFRTQMPVPFEIATGDVRVNGILVTIDSNSRQAERIERIRIDADGQDDARYDSDDGRPEYYNTF; encoded by the coding sequence ATGAAGCTCAACGTACTGTGCATCGGTGATATCGTGGGCCGACCGGGCCGGCGTGTCCTGGCCGACAAGCTCAAGAGCTTCGTGCGTGAGCGCTCCGTCGATTGCGTGATCGCCAACGCCGAGAATGCCGCCGGGGGATCGGGGCTCACGCCCCAGATCTACGACAAGCTGCTGCGCTACGGGGTGAATCTCATCAGCCTCGGCGACCATGCCTTTCGCAAGCGCGACATCATCGAAACCCTCGAACGGAACGACAACATCTGCCGGCCGGCGAACTTCTCCGAGCACGCCGCCGGCCGGGGCACCGCGCTGTATCGAACCGCCAAGGGCCCGGTGGTGGGCGTGTTGACGCTGATCGGGCGGCTGTTCATGAAACCGGCCGATTGCCCTTACGCCGCGGCCGACAAGTGGATTCCCAGGCTTCAAAAGGAAGCGGACCTCATCGTGGTGGACTTCCACGCCGAGGCCTCGAGCGAGAAAATCGCGATGGGCTATCACCTCGACGGTCGCGCGAGCTGCTGCTTCGGAACGCACACGCACGTCGTCACCGCCGACGAGCAGGTTCTGCCCAAGGGCACCGCCTACATCAGCGACATCGGGATGACCGGCGCGCACGACTCCGTTCTCGGCCGCAAGAGCGATTGCGTGCTGAAGTCCTTTCGGACCCAGATGCCGGTTCCTTTCGAGATCGCCACGGGAGATGTGCGGGTCAACGGGATTCTGGTCACGATCGACAGCAATAGCCGGCAGGCCGAGCGGATCGAACGCATCCGCATCGACGCCGATGGTCAGGACGACGCGCGCTACGACAGCGACGACGGTCGGCCGGAATACTACAACACGTTCTGA